Part of the Solanum pennellii chromosome 10, SPENNV200 genome is shown below.
ACTATCGCATACACCAACAGAAGTATACGATCTgatccatttaaaaaaaaatatcacacaaaTTAGAAGtacaatttataacatttttattatatgttatcatcGAAAAATTAAATGGGATCAAAAAATACCTTCCGGATCCATTGTACCGGCAGTTAACATTGTACCACCATATGAACATTTTAATCTCGCCCCATCAAACAACTACAATTGACCTACAATACTCACAGCCTCTAATACAAGTTTCTGATGCCAGAAATGCGTAGAAGAATTTATCacattctttcctttttattttcaaaacagaTCCAGGATATGTTTGCTCCAAAATGTATAGATAACCTGAAAtttttacaattatataatGCGACAGTTTAAAACATCATATGTATAACTATACACAAAGAACACTTAATTGATACAAAAAGGAtacatacttttttttatacaacAAGGTTACATACAAAAAGgatacaaaatttatacataaagAATACAATAATCAGAACAGTTCAATTCATTAGGAAAACAAACTATATGAACGTTTTTTCCATTtaaaccattaaaaaaaatttaaattcatattaaatatcGAAATTACCTGGTAATTTGGCATACGATTCGGCTGGATCTCCGTGCAccaattttattgttttttctctAGCTCCCcatgcatgtatgtatgttagCGAAACGCCATGCAATTTCAACATATCAGTAGCTATATCCTTTGAAGTGTATACCGTAGATGGATCAATATACTTCTCCATTATCAAGACAGCTACAACGTCAGTTATCCCCTGACGTCTTGCATACTCTCTATCTGTAATAGGACAAGTTTGTTGAGCATTATATTTCCTAACtttgaataaatttattttattcaaactAGATGTCCTCATCATCCAAGAACAAGTATCAGAAATACCATTCAGGTGATAATtgtttcaaaaataagaaaatatacatttaaattttatatagcAAAACAAATCAAATTACAACGCGCTACAcgaaaattgattttttcaacAAATCCAACATGCCTCATAACCTCCTTAAGTGTTTCCCTATTATTGTAaatctgtaacgacctgtttagtcgttttgagcagcagattttatttctggaaaattggatgaggaaacggaccccacgatggaacgtcacaggcacgacggaccgtcgcagggtctcgttttagcatacttagaaattctgaaattgggtactgaaaatcgactctctgtaatctgtgacggacctgcaggacgtgccgtcacatccacgacgagccgtcgtaagctcccgttgcaaaacacttcaactcttgagaaattggtacgggaaacgagtctctgaccgtcaggacggaggtgcaggacggaccgtcacaggtgtgacgggccgtcacagtccacctggacTNNNNNNNNNNNNNNNNNNNNNNNNNNNNNNNNNNNNNNNNNNNNNNNNNNNNNNNNNNNNNNNNNNNNNNNNNNNNNNNNNNNNNNNNNNNNNNNNNNNNNNNNNNNNNNNNNNNNNNNNNNNNNNNNNNNNNNNNNNNNNNNNNNNNNNNNNNNNNNNNNNNNNNNNNNNNNNNNNNNNNNNNNNNNNNNNNNNNNNNNNNNNNNNNNNNNNNNNNNNNNNNNNNNNNNNNNNNNNNNNNNNNNNNNNNNNNNNNNNNNNNNNNNNNNNNNNNNNNNNNNNNNNNNNNNNNNNNNNNNNNNNNNNNNNNNNNNNNNNNNNNNNNNNNNNNNNNNNNNNNNNNNNNNNNNNNNNNNNNNNNNNNNNNNNNNNNNNNNNNNNNNNNNNNNNNNNNNNNNNNNNNNNNNNNNNNNNNNNNNNNNNNNNNNNNNNNNNNNNNNNNNNNNNNNNNNNNNNNNNNNNNNNNNNNNNNNNNNNNNNNNNNNNNNNNNNNNNNNNNNNNNNNNNNNNNNNNNNNNNNNNNNNNNNNNNNNNNNNNNNNNNNNNNNNNNNNNNNNNNNNNNNNNNNNNNNNNNNNNNNNNNNNNNNNNNNNNNNNNNNNNNNNNNNNNNNNNNNNNNNNNNNNNNNNNNNNNNNNNNNNNNNNNNNNNNNNNNNNNNNNNNNNNNNNNNNNNNNNNNNNNNNNNNNNNNNNNNNNNNNNNNNNNNNNNNNNNNNNNNNNNNNNNNNNNNNNNNNNNNNNNNNNNNNNNNNNNNNNNNNNNNNNNNNNNNNNNNNNNNNNNNNNNNNNNNNNNNNNNNNNNNNNNNNNNNNNNNNNNNNNNNNNNNNNNNNNNNNNNNNNNNNNNNNNNNNNNNNNNNNNNNNNNNNNNNNNNNNNNNNNNNNNNNNNNNNNNNNNNNNNNNNNNNNNNNNNNNNNNNNNNNNNNNNNNNNNNNNNNNNNNNNNNNNNNNNNNNNNNNNNNNNNNNNNNNNNNNNNNNNNNNNNNNNNNNNNNNNNNNNNNNNNNNNNNNNNNNNNNNNNNNNNNNNNNNNNNNNNNNNNNNNNNNNNNNNNNNNNNNNNNNNNNNNNNNNNNNNNNNNNNNNNNNNNNNNNNNNNNNNNNNNNNNNNNNNNNNNNNNNNNNNNNNNNNNNNNNNNNNNNNNNNNNNNNNNNNNNNNNNNNNNNNNNNNNNNNNNNNNNNNNNNNNNNNNNNNNNNNNNNNNNNNNNNNNNNNNNNNNNNNNNNNNNNNNNNNNNNNNNNNNNNNNNNNNNNNNNNNNNNNNNNNNNNNNNNNNNNNNNNNNNNNNNNNNNNNNNNNNNNNNNNNNNNNNNNNNNNNNNNNNNNNNNNNNNNNNNNNNNNNNNNNNNNNNNNNNNNNNNNNNNNNNNNNNNNNNNNNNNNNNNNNNNNNNNNNNNNNNNNNNNNNNNNNNNNNNNNNNNNNNNNNNNNNNNNNNNNNNNNNNNNNNNNNNNNNNNNNNNNNNNNNNNNNNNNNNNNNNNNNNNNNNNNNNNNNNNNNNNNNNNNNNNNNNNNNNNNNNNNNNNNNNNNNNNNNNNNNNNNNNNNNNNNNNNNNNNNNNNNNNNNNNNNNNNNNNNNNNNNNNNNNNNNNNNNNNNNNNNNNNNNNNNNNNNNNNNNNNNNNNNNNNNNNNNNNNNN
Proteins encoded:
- the LOC114074349 gene encoding uncharacterized protein LOC114074349, translated to MEKYIDPSTVYTSKDIATDMLKLHGVSLTYIHAWGAREKTIKLVHGDPAESYAKLPGYLYILEQTYPGSVLKIKRKECDKFFYAFLASETCIRGCEYCRSIVVV